In Drosophila simulans strain w501 chromosome 3R, Prin_Dsim_3.1, whole genome shotgun sequence, a single window of DNA contains:
- the LOC6728290 gene encoding prion-like-(Q/N-rich) domain-bearing protein 25 isoform X3, with product MPTGASCKAGVCDCADGQNYLRGKCRPLNGLGESCETDLDCYFGYDRASVSCQQNVCGCANGYYNRYGNICRRKSMEENDACVVNADCDELGAGVECVGLVCTYVDEITTTPGGETEETETTNPGSPEDDDSTTAEAITETAEPEQETAFSSRRQLTKAFVHAPPPTHSDAAAQVSFAQLTNGDTEPLISPRSHEIAVQTSIEKYELRELGRSVRNAATATTTTTATASTSTSSRRNSSRNKRHAHGQRRRLPALFRFDDEDIKTYSTLGSSRDDDDADEKKYGSSCTDNGKTCSGLPHSICSKNICLCRQGYYARNGKCFAELGEIAESTDECEYEFDQLTKTCNCQKNYFYERDLRNCRKPIQYHLSCTSNSQCSPFGASYCHPEIPRRCTCEEYALYDAIKQLCEYKRGLGAECESNDGCPVDHSVCSNRVCVCADNYFEKDDQCMRGIGADCSVEDDCIAENTECQEKDEEDQSRTCQCRKGYVHFKDQCLKEAEELEDECVEDEQCKPLLASCNSEGKCGCNDEQHAKNGVCETKRELGELCTKATECYVEKDPENVECRNSVCQCKVGYSANANQNQCIRVMPNKKNSSGRPSALKIITFMLIGSAFLITSAAIKQAYY from the exons ATGCCAACGGGGGCCAGTTGTAAAGCCGGGGTCTGCGATTGCGCCGATGGCCAGAACTATCTGCGTGGCAAGTGTCGCCCACTGAACGGACTCGGCGAGTCCTGCGAAACG GACTTGGACTGCTATTTTGGCTACGATCGTGCGTCTGTGAGTTGTCAGCAAAACGTGTGCGGCTGTGCAAATGGCTATTATAACAGATATGGAAACATCTGTCGTCGCAAATCAATGG AAGAAAACGATGCCTGCGTCGTTAACGCGGACTGTGATGAACTGGGCGCCGGTGTTGAGTGCGTTGGCCTAGTATGCACCTATGTGGACGAGATCACAACGACTCCGGGTGGCGAGACCGAGGAAACGGAGACCACCAATCCGGGCTCGCCAGAGGATGATGATTCAACCACAGCCGAGGCGATCACCGAGACTGCCGAGCCGGAACAGGAGACCGCTTTCAGTAGCCGAAGGCAGCTAACCAAGGCCTTTGTACACGCCCCCCCGCCCACTCACAGCGATGCCGCCGCCCAGGTGTCCTTCGCCCAGCTCACCAATGGCGACACCGAGCCGCTCATCTCGCCCCGATCCCACGAGATTGCCGTCCAGACGAGCATCGAGAAGTACGAGCTGAGGGAGTTGGGACGCAGTGTGCGCAATGcggccaccgccaccaccacaacGACAGCCACCGCCTCCACGAGCACCAGTAGCAGGCGCAACTCCAGCCGCAACAAGAGACACGCCCACGGCCAAAGGCGCCGCTTGCCCGCCCTCTTCCGCTTCGATGACGAGGATATCAAGACCTACTCCACGCTGGGTTCCAGCCGCGATGACGACGATGCCGATGAGAAGAAGT atggcagcagctgcacggATAATGGAAAGACATGCTCGGGTCTGCCGCACTCGATTTGTTCCAAGAATATTTGCCTATGTCGCCAGGGTTACTATGCCCgcaatggaaaatgttttgccG AACTGGGTGAAATTGCGGAGAGCACGGATGAGTGCGAGTACGAGTTCGATCAGTTGACCAAAACTTGCAATTGCCAAAAGAATTATTTCTACGAGCGGGATCTGCGCAACTGCAGAAAAC CCATTCAATACCACTTATCCTGCACTTCGAACAGCCAATGCAGTCCATTCGGCGCCTCCTATTGCCACCCAGAGATCCCGAGGAGGTGCACCTGCGAGGAGTACGCCCTCTACGATGCCATCAAGCAGCTCTGCGAGTACAAACGTGGCCTGGGCGCCGAGTGTGAGTCCAACGATGGCTGTCCCGTGGATCACTCCGTCTGCTCCAATCGCGTGTGCGTTTGTGCTGACAACTATTTCGAGAAGGACGATCAGTGCATGCGTGGCATCGGTGCCGACTGCTCGGTGGAGGATGACTGCATAGCTGAGAACACCGAATGCCAGGAGAAGGACGAGGAGGATCAGTCGCGCACCTGCCAGTGCCGAAAGGGATACGTGCACTTCAAGGATCAGTGCCTAAAAGAGG CCGAGGAGCTGGAAGACGAGTGCGTCGAGGATGAGCAGTGCAAGCCGCTCCTGGCGAGCTGCAATTCGGAGGGCAAGTGTGGATGCAACGATGAGCAGCACGCTAAGAATGGAGTCTGTGAGACGAAGCGAG AGCTGGGAGAGTTGTGCACCAAGGCCACCGAGTGCTATGTGGAAAAGGATCCCGAGAATGTCGAGTGCCGCAACTCCGTGTGCCAGTGCAAAGTTGGATACTCGGCGAACGCCAATCAGAATCAATGCATTCGCGTGATGCCCAATAAGAAAA ATTCTTCCGGTAGACCCAGTGCTCTCAAAATCATCACCTTCATGCTGATTGGCTCCGCTTTCCTGATCACCAGTGCGGCCATCAAGCAGGCCTACTACtag
- the LOC6728290 gene encoding prion-like-(Q/N-rich) domain-bearing protein 25 isoform X2, translating into MSNFQWFLTLGVLCCAVLSPQGDGGVLAVFWPCESAADCTADGTSCDLASGQCECSIFDTVLAENFTQCLATSLIGEKCDDSVQCNLMPTGASCKAGVCDCADGQNYLRGKCRPLNGLGESCETDLDCYFGYDRASVSCQQNVCGCANGYYNRYGNICRRKSMENDACVVNADCDELGAGVECVGLVCTYVDEITTTPGGETEETETTNPGSPEDDDSTTAEAITETAEPEQETAFSSRRQLTKAFVHAPPPTHSDAAAQVSFAQLTNGDTEPLISPRSHEIAVQTSIEKYELRELGRSVRNAATATTTTTATASTSTSSRRNSSRNKRHAHGQRRRLPALFRFDDEDIKTYSTLGSSRDDDDADEKKYGSSCTDNGKTCSGLPHSICSKNICLCRQGYYARNGKCFAELGEIAESTDECEYEFDQLTKTCNCQKNYFYERDLRNCRKPIQYHLSCTSNSQCSPFGASYCHPEIPRRCTCEEYALYDAIKQLCEYKRGLGAECESNDGCPVDHSVCSNRVCVCADNYFEKDDQCMRGIGADCSVEDDCIAENTECQEKDEEDQSRTCQCRKGYVHFKDQCLKEAEELEDECVEDEQCKPLLASCNSEGKCGCNDEQHAKNGVCETKRELGELCTKATECYVEKDPENVECRNSVCQCKVGYSANANQNQCIRVMPNKKNSSGRPSALKIITFMLIGSAFLITSAAIKQAYY; encoded by the exons ATGTCAAACTTCCAATGGTTTCTAACGCTCGGCGTCCTTTGTTGTGCGGTTCTCAGTCCTCAAG GCGACGGCGGCGTGTTGGCCGTATTTTGGCCATGTGAAAGCGCGGCGGACTGCACAGCTGACGGTACTAGCTGCGATTTGGCCAGCGGCCAGTGCGAGTGCTCCATATTCGATACGGTGCTCGCGGAGAACTTCACCCAATGCCTGGCCACGTCCCTCATTGGTGAAAAGTGCGACGACAGCGTCCAGTGCAATCTTATGCCAACGGGGGCCAGTTGTAAAGCCGGGGTCTGCGATTGCGCCGATGGCCAGAACTATCTGCGTGGCAAGTGTCGCCCACTGAACGGACTCGGCGAGTCCTGCGAAACG GACTTGGACTGCTATTTTGGCTACGATCGTGCGTCTGTGAGTTGTCAGCAAAACGTGTGCGGCTGTGCAAATGGCTATTATAACAGATATGGAAACATCTGTCGTCGCAAATCAATGG AAAACGATGCCTGCGTCGTTAACGCGGACTGTGATGAACTGGGCGCCGGTGTTGAGTGCGTTGGCCTAGTATGCACCTATGTGGACGAGATCACAACGACTCCGGGTGGCGAGACCGAGGAAACGGAGACCACCAATCCGGGCTCGCCAGAGGATGATGATTCAACCACAGCCGAGGCGATCACCGAGACTGCCGAGCCGGAACAGGAGACCGCTTTCAGTAGCCGAAGGCAGCTAACCAAGGCCTTTGTACACGCCCCCCCGCCCACTCACAGCGATGCCGCCGCCCAGGTGTCCTTCGCCCAGCTCACCAATGGCGACACCGAGCCGCTCATCTCGCCCCGATCCCACGAGATTGCCGTCCAGACGAGCATCGAGAAGTACGAGCTGAGGGAGTTGGGACGCAGTGTGCGCAATGcggccaccgccaccaccacaacGACAGCCACCGCCTCCACGAGCACCAGTAGCAGGCGCAACTCCAGCCGCAACAAGAGACACGCCCACGGCCAAAGGCGCCGCTTGCCCGCCCTCTTCCGCTTCGATGACGAGGATATCAAGACCTACTCCACGCTGGGTTCCAGCCGCGATGACGACGATGCCGATGAGAAGAAGT atggcagcagctgcacggATAATGGAAAGACATGCTCGGGTCTGCCGCACTCGATTTGTTCCAAGAATATTTGCCTATGTCGCCAGGGTTACTATGCCCgcaatggaaaatgttttgccG AACTGGGTGAAATTGCGGAGAGCACGGATGAGTGCGAGTACGAGTTCGATCAGTTGACCAAAACTTGCAATTGCCAAAAGAATTATTTCTACGAGCGGGATCTGCGCAACTGCAGAAAAC CCATTCAATACCACTTATCCTGCACTTCGAACAGCCAATGCAGTCCATTCGGCGCCTCCTATTGCCACCCAGAGATCCCGAGGAGGTGCACCTGCGAGGAGTACGCCCTCTACGATGCCATCAAGCAGCTCTGCGAGTACAAACGTGGCCTGGGCGCCGAGTGTGAGTCCAACGATGGCTGTCCCGTGGATCACTCCGTCTGCTCCAATCGCGTGTGCGTTTGTGCTGACAACTATTTCGAGAAGGACGATCAGTGCATGCGTGGCATCGGTGCCGACTGCTCGGTGGAGGATGACTGCATAGCTGAGAACACCGAATGCCAGGAGAAGGACGAGGAGGATCAGTCGCGCACCTGCCAGTGCCGAAAGGGATACGTGCACTTCAAGGATCAGTGCCTAAAAGAGG CCGAGGAGCTGGAAGACGAGTGCGTCGAGGATGAGCAGTGCAAGCCGCTCCTGGCGAGCTGCAATTCGGAGGGCAAGTGTGGATGCAACGATGAGCAGCACGCTAAGAATGGAGTCTGTGAGACGAAGCGAG AGCTGGGAGAGTTGTGCACCAAGGCCACCGAGTGCTATGTGGAAAAGGATCCCGAGAATGTCGAGTGCCGCAACTCCGTGTGCCAGTGCAAAGTTGGATACTCGGCGAACGCCAATCAGAATCAATGCATTCGCGTGATGCCCAATAAGAAAA ATTCTTCCGGTAGACCCAGTGCTCTCAAAATCATCACCTTCATGCTGATTGGCTCCGCTTTCCTGATCACCAGTGCGGCCATCAAGCAGGCCTACTACtag
- the LOC6728289 gene encoding sialin isoform X2 encodes MSPPRGDVDLLGSFLTHSSRKLSLISFLQSGDLPWTRNQELTFPGVYYYGYVVSISLSGYLADRCSSKRLFIVSLIFEAAAYILLPAMAHFSFEAGVVDLVICGLLAGCGNPAMYKLFVTWAHPTERTALLSFAYSGLLMGSMLVYPVASYLSNFGWELSFYVVGGVGLLFGIACCFLVYDTVEQHPRISDEEVDYLMQGKSQLGLKQQPVVTIPWKSLLAAPPVYAFILTHMFHTYTFLVIVQLMPRFMREAMEFDLREVGFLSAAPYLGGICSKVMCILGGSYVERRVGPDQNCVRRMLYGICSILTTSLIGVIILVDCDDKILVLVMFAFMMATTDMGFSGYWPTLLYFAPSFAGLLSGLANGLAHLSGFLAPHLVAALVHTGSKDEWNVVLMTLIAFNTMAMLVFAFCSSTNLQPWDPRSRKEKTGSPSAQESNS; translated from the exons ATGTCACCTCCACGGGGCGATGTGGATCTCCTCGGGTCGTTTTTAACCCACAGTTCCAGGAAACTCAG tttaatttCATTCTTGCAGTCGGGCGACTTACCATGGACTCGAAACCAGGAGTTGACCTTCCCAGGTGTCTACTACTATGGCTACGTGGTTTCCATCTCGCTATCCGGCTACCTGGCAGATCGGTGCAGCAGCAAGCGACTGTTCATCGTGTCCCTGATCTTTGAGGCGGCGGCCTACATCCTTCTGCCAGCGATGGCGCACTTTAGTTTCGAGGCCGGAGTGGTTGATCTGGTCATTTGTGGCTTACTGGCG GGCTGTGGAAATCCGGCCATGTACAAGCTGTTCGTGACCTGGGCTCATCCCACAGAGAGAACGGCGCTTCTGTCCTTCGCCTACAGCGGCCTTCTGATGGGCTCCATGTTGGTTTACCCGGTGGCCAGTTACCTGAGCAACTTCGGCTGGGAGCTGTCCTTCTATGTAGTCGGTGGAGTTGGCCTCTTATTCGGCATTGCCTGCTGTTTTCTCGTTTACGACACCGTAGAGCAGCATCCAAGGATATCGGATGAGGAGGTGGATTACCTGATGCAGGGCAAGAGTCAATTGGGACTAAAGCAGCAGCCT GTGGTAACCATTCCCTGGAAGAGCCTGCTCGCCGCGCCGCCCGTCTACGCCTTCATCCTGACCCACATGTTCCACACCTACACCTTCCTGGTGATTGTCCAACTGATGCCGCGATTTATGCGCGAGGCCATGGAGTTCGATCTGCGCGAGGTGGGCTTTCTCTCGGCGGCGCCGTATCTGGGTGGGATCTGCTCGAAGGTCATGTGCATCCTGGGTGGCAGCTACGTGGAACGACGCGTGGGTCCTGACCAGAACTGTGTGCGGAGAATGCTGTACGGGATCT GCAGCATCCTGACCACTTCTTTGATTGGGGTCATCATCCTGGTTGATTGTGATGACAAAATACTAGTACTTGTGATGTTTGCCTTCATGATGGCCACTACGGATATGGGTTTCAGTGGCTACTGGCCCACGCTGCTCTACTTTGCGCCCTCCTTCGCGGGATTGCTTTCGGGATTGGCCAATGGACTGGCCCATCTCTCCGGATTCCTAGCTCCCCATCTTGTCGCCGCTCTGGTGCACACT GGCAGCAAGGATGAGTGGAATGTGGTGTTGATGACGCTGATTGCCTTTAATACGATGGCCATGTTGGTATTTGCCTTTTGCAGCAGTACGAACCTACAACCTTGGGATCCTCGTAGCAGAAAGGAGAAAACTGGATCACCAAGTGCTCAGGAATCGAATAGTTAG
- the LOC6728290 gene encoding prion-like-(Q/N-rich) domain-bearing protein 25 isoform X1, translating to MSNFQWFLTLGVLCCAVLSPQGDGGVLAVFWPCESAADCTADGTSCDLASGQCECSIFDTVLAENFTQCLATSLIGEKCDDSVQCNLMPTGASCKAGVCDCADGQNYLRGKCRPLNGLGESCETDLDCYFGYDRASVSCQQNVCGCANGYYNRYGNICRRKSMEENDACVVNADCDELGAGVECVGLVCTYVDEITTTPGGETEETETTNPGSPEDDDSTTAEAITETAEPEQETAFSSRRQLTKAFVHAPPPTHSDAAAQVSFAQLTNGDTEPLISPRSHEIAVQTSIEKYELRELGRSVRNAATATTTTTATASTSTSSRRNSSRNKRHAHGQRRRLPALFRFDDEDIKTYSTLGSSRDDDDADEKKYGSSCTDNGKTCSGLPHSICSKNICLCRQGYYARNGKCFAELGEIAESTDECEYEFDQLTKTCNCQKNYFYERDLRNCRKPIQYHLSCTSNSQCSPFGASYCHPEIPRRCTCEEYALYDAIKQLCEYKRGLGAECESNDGCPVDHSVCSNRVCVCADNYFEKDDQCMRGIGADCSVEDDCIAENTECQEKDEEDQSRTCQCRKGYVHFKDQCLKEAEELEDECVEDEQCKPLLASCNSEGKCGCNDEQHAKNGVCETKRELGELCTKATECYVEKDPENVECRNSVCQCKVGYSANANQNQCIRVMPNKKNSSGRPSALKIITFMLIGSAFLITSAAIKQAYY from the exons ATGTCAAACTTCCAATGGTTTCTAACGCTCGGCGTCCTTTGTTGTGCGGTTCTCAGTCCTCAAG GCGACGGCGGCGTGTTGGCCGTATTTTGGCCATGTGAAAGCGCGGCGGACTGCACAGCTGACGGTACTAGCTGCGATTTGGCCAGCGGCCAGTGCGAGTGCTCCATATTCGATACGGTGCTCGCGGAGAACTTCACCCAATGCCTGGCCACGTCCCTCATTGGTGAAAAGTGCGACGACAGCGTCCAGTGCAATCTTATGCCAACGGGGGCCAGTTGTAAAGCCGGGGTCTGCGATTGCGCCGATGGCCAGAACTATCTGCGTGGCAAGTGTCGCCCACTGAACGGACTCGGCGAGTCCTGCGAAACG GACTTGGACTGCTATTTTGGCTACGATCGTGCGTCTGTGAGTTGTCAGCAAAACGTGTGCGGCTGTGCAAATGGCTATTATAACAGATATGGAAACATCTGTCGTCGCAAATCAATGG AAGAAAACGATGCCTGCGTCGTTAACGCGGACTGTGATGAACTGGGCGCCGGTGTTGAGTGCGTTGGCCTAGTATGCACCTATGTGGACGAGATCACAACGACTCCGGGTGGCGAGACCGAGGAAACGGAGACCACCAATCCGGGCTCGCCAGAGGATGATGATTCAACCACAGCCGAGGCGATCACCGAGACTGCCGAGCCGGAACAGGAGACCGCTTTCAGTAGCCGAAGGCAGCTAACCAAGGCCTTTGTACACGCCCCCCCGCCCACTCACAGCGATGCCGCCGCCCAGGTGTCCTTCGCCCAGCTCACCAATGGCGACACCGAGCCGCTCATCTCGCCCCGATCCCACGAGATTGCCGTCCAGACGAGCATCGAGAAGTACGAGCTGAGGGAGTTGGGACGCAGTGTGCGCAATGcggccaccgccaccaccacaacGACAGCCACCGCCTCCACGAGCACCAGTAGCAGGCGCAACTCCAGCCGCAACAAGAGACACGCCCACGGCCAAAGGCGCCGCTTGCCCGCCCTCTTCCGCTTCGATGACGAGGATATCAAGACCTACTCCACGCTGGGTTCCAGCCGCGATGACGACGATGCCGATGAGAAGAAGT atggcagcagctgcacggATAATGGAAAGACATGCTCGGGTCTGCCGCACTCGATTTGTTCCAAGAATATTTGCCTATGTCGCCAGGGTTACTATGCCCgcaatggaaaatgttttgccG AACTGGGTGAAATTGCGGAGAGCACGGATGAGTGCGAGTACGAGTTCGATCAGTTGACCAAAACTTGCAATTGCCAAAAGAATTATTTCTACGAGCGGGATCTGCGCAACTGCAGAAAAC CCATTCAATACCACTTATCCTGCACTTCGAACAGCCAATGCAGTCCATTCGGCGCCTCCTATTGCCACCCAGAGATCCCGAGGAGGTGCACCTGCGAGGAGTACGCCCTCTACGATGCCATCAAGCAGCTCTGCGAGTACAAACGTGGCCTGGGCGCCGAGTGTGAGTCCAACGATGGCTGTCCCGTGGATCACTCCGTCTGCTCCAATCGCGTGTGCGTTTGTGCTGACAACTATTTCGAGAAGGACGATCAGTGCATGCGTGGCATCGGTGCCGACTGCTCGGTGGAGGATGACTGCATAGCTGAGAACACCGAATGCCAGGAGAAGGACGAGGAGGATCAGTCGCGCACCTGCCAGTGCCGAAAGGGATACGTGCACTTCAAGGATCAGTGCCTAAAAGAGG CCGAGGAGCTGGAAGACGAGTGCGTCGAGGATGAGCAGTGCAAGCCGCTCCTGGCGAGCTGCAATTCGGAGGGCAAGTGTGGATGCAACGATGAGCAGCACGCTAAGAATGGAGTCTGTGAGACGAAGCGAG AGCTGGGAGAGTTGTGCACCAAGGCCACCGAGTGCTATGTGGAAAAGGATCCCGAGAATGTCGAGTGCCGCAACTCCGTGTGCCAGTGCAAAGTTGGATACTCGGCGAACGCCAATCAGAATCAATGCATTCGCGTGATGCCCAATAAGAAAA ATTCTTCCGGTAGACCCAGTGCTCTCAAAATCATCACCTTCATGCTGATTGGCTCCGCTTTCCTGATCACCAGTGCGGCCATCAAGCAGGCCTACTACtag
- the LOC6728289 gene encoding sialin isoform X1, with product MCWRLCLLHRSAMSSMSWTLPRLSQSSASTAHELVGSVRLTYALCAFLATCLHAAMRNMLGMIILKMVMPRPEDALVVPAELGRLTEDNVTSTGRCGSPRVVFNPQFQETQSGDLPWTRNQELTFPGVYYYGYVVSISLSGYLADRCSSKRLFIVSLIFEAAAYILLPAMAHFSFEAGVVDLVICGLLAGCGNPAMYKLFVTWAHPTERTALLSFAYSGLLMGSMLVYPVASYLSNFGWELSFYVVGGVGLLFGIACCFLVYDTVEQHPRISDEEVDYLMQGKSQLGLKQQPVVTIPWKSLLAAPPVYAFILTHMFHTYTFLVIVQLMPRFMREAMEFDLREVGFLSAAPYLGGICSKVMCILGGSYVERRVGPDQNCVRRMLYGICSILTTSLIGVIILVDCDDKILVLVMFAFMMATTDMGFSGYWPTLLYFAPSFAGLLSGLANGLAHLSGFLAPHLVAALVHTGSKDEWNVVLMTLIAFNTMAMLVFAFCSSTNLQPWDPRSRKEKTGSPSAQESNS from the exons ATGTGCTGGAGGCTGTGCCTCCTCCACCGCTCCGCCATGAGCAGCATGTCATGGACCCTGCCACGCCTCTCACAGTCCAGCGCCTCCACCGCCCACGAACTCGTGGGTTCCGTCCGCTTGACCTACGCCTTATGTGCCTTCCTAGCCACTTGCCTACACGCCGCCATGAGGAACATGCTCGGCATGATCATTCTTAAGATGGTCATGCCCCGGCCGGAGGATGCACTGGTCGTTCCAGCGGAGTTGGGACGCCTAACGGAGGACAATGTCACCTCCACGGGGCGATGTGGATCTCCTCGGGTCGTTTTTAACCCACAGTTCCAGGAAACTCAG TCGGGCGACTTACCATGGACTCGAAACCAGGAGTTGACCTTCCCAGGTGTCTACTACTATGGCTACGTGGTTTCCATCTCGCTATCCGGCTACCTGGCAGATCGGTGCAGCAGCAAGCGACTGTTCATCGTGTCCCTGATCTTTGAGGCGGCGGCCTACATCCTTCTGCCAGCGATGGCGCACTTTAGTTTCGAGGCCGGAGTGGTTGATCTGGTCATTTGTGGCTTACTGGCG GGCTGTGGAAATCCGGCCATGTACAAGCTGTTCGTGACCTGGGCTCATCCCACAGAGAGAACGGCGCTTCTGTCCTTCGCCTACAGCGGCCTTCTGATGGGCTCCATGTTGGTTTACCCGGTGGCCAGTTACCTGAGCAACTTCGGCTGGGAGCTGTCCTTCTATGTAGTCGGTGGAGTTGGCCTCTTATTCGGCATTGCCTGCTGTTTTCTCGTTTACGACACCGTAGAGCAGCATCCAAGGATATCGGATGAGGAGGTGGATTACCTGATGCAGGGCAAGAGTCAATTGGGACTAAAGCAGCAGCCT GTGGTAACCATTCCCTGGAAGAGCCTGCTCGCCGCGCCGCCCGTCTACGCCTTCATCCTGACCCACATGTTCCACACCTACACCTTCCTGGTGATTGTCCAACTGATGCCGCGATTTATGCGCGAGGCCATGGAGTTCGATCTGCGCGAGGTGGGCTTTCTCTCGGCGGCGCCGTATCTGGGTGGGATCTGCTCGAAGGTCATGTGCATCCTGGGTGGCAGCTACGTGGAACGACGCGTGGGTCCTGACCAGAACTGTGTGCGGAGAATGCTGTACGGGATCT GCAGCATCCTGACCACTTCTTTGATTGGGGTCATCATCCTGGTTGATTGTGATGACAAAATACTAGTACTTGTGATGTTTGCCTTCATGATGGCCACTACGGATATGGGTTTCAGTGGCTACTGGCCCACGCTGCTCTACTTTGCGCCCTCCTTCGCGGGATTGCTTTCGGGATTGGCCAATGGACTGGCCCATCTCTCCGGATTCCTAGCTCCCCATCTTGTCGCCGCTCTGGTGCACACT GGCAGCAAGGATGAGTGGAATGTGGTGTTGATGACGCTGATTGCCTTTAATACGATGGCCATGTTGGTATTTGCCTTTTGCAGCAGTACGAACCTACAACCTTGGGATCCTCGTAGCAGAAAGGAGAAAACTGGATCACCAAGTGCTCAGGAATCGAATAGTTAG